The following proteins come from a genomic window of Streptomyces sp. NBC_01716:
- a CDS encoding NHL domain-containing thioredoxin family protein — MNDVSASGPSPAPRRRARVRAPELVGKGGWLNTGGSALSLADLRGRIVLLDFWTFCCINCLHVLDELRELEQKHSDTVVTIGVHSPKFVHEAEHTAVVDAVERYEVHHPVLDDPELATWKQYAVRAWPTLVVIDPEGYVVAQHAGEGHAHAIEKLVAELEAEHAAKGTLRRGDGPYVAPEPVATDLRFPGKAVTLDSGNFLVSDTTRHQLVELAADGESVVRRIGGGERGFGPESFNEPQGLALMPNGRIAVADTVNHAIREFNPASGAVETLAGTGRQWWQGSPAHGPALDVALSSPWDVAWWHDRLWIAMAGVHQLWTYDPKTRTVAVAAGTTNEGLVDGPATEAWFAQPSGLAATEDRMWVADSETSALRYVERDGDGFVVRTAVGTGLFDFGHRDGPAGQALLQHPLGVTALPDGSVAVSDTYNHALRRYDPATGEVTTLATDLREPSGAVLVGDDIVVVESARHRLTRLRLPDEAVRVESVAHRTQRAATDVAPGALRLDVVFEAPKGQKLDTRYGPSTRLLVSATPPELLAEGAGAGTDLGRELVLADGVTEGVLHVSAMAASCDDAPEIEYPACHVHQQDWGVPVRVTGSGAGRLGLVLAGLDA; from the coding sequence ATGAACGACGTCTCCGCCTCCGGCCCCTCTCCCGCACCCCGCCGCCGTGCCCGTGTCCGTGCCCCCGAGCTGGTCGGCAAGGGCGGCTGGCTGAACACCGGAGGCAGCGCGCTCTCCCTCGCCGACCTGCGCGGACGTATCGTTCTGCTCGACTTCTGGACCTTCTGCTGCATCAACTGCCTGCATGTCCTGGACGAGTTGCGCGAGCTGGAGCAGAAGCACAGCGACACCGTGGTGACCATCGGCGTCCACTCGCCGAAGTTCGTCCACGAGGCCGAGCACACTGCCGTCGTGGACGCCGTCGAGCGGTACGAGGTGCACCACCCCGTCCTGGACGATCCCGAGCTGGCGACCTGGAAGCAGTACGCGGTACGGGCCTGGCCCACGCTCGTCGTCATCGACCCCGAGGGGTACGTCGTCGCGCAGCACGCCGGCGAGGGACACGCGCACGCCATCGAGAAGCTGGTGGCGGAGCTGGAGGCCGAGCACGCCGCGAAGGGCACCCTGCGGCGCGGCGACGGGCCCTATGTGGCGCCCGAGCCCGTCGCCACCGACCTGCGCTTCCCCGGCAAGGCGGTCACGCTGGACTCGGGGAACTTCCTGGTCTCCGACACCACCCGCCACCAGCTCGTCGAGCTGGCGGCCGACGGCGAGAGCGTCGTACGGCGGATCGGCGGCGGCGAGCGCGGCTTCGGGCCCGAGTCGTTCAACGAGCCGCAGGGGCTCGCCCTGATGCCCAACGGCCGGATCGCCGTCGCCGACACCGTCAACCACGCGATCCGCGAGTTCAACCCCGCCTCCGGCGCCGTCGAGACCCTCGCCGGCACCGGCAGGCAGTGGTGGCAGGGCTCACCGGCCCACGGCCCCGCGCTCGACGTGGCGCTCTCCTCGCCGTGGGACGTGGCCTGGTGGCACGACCGGCTCTGGATCGCCATGGCCGGGGTGCACCAGCTGTGGACGTACGACCCGAAGACCCGCACCGTCGCGGTCGCGGCCGGTACCACCAACGAGGGGCTGGTCGACGGGCCCGCCACCGAGGCGTGGTTCGCGCAGCCGTCCGGGCTGGCCGCCACCGAGGACCGGATGTGGGTGGCCGACTCCGAGACCAGCGCCCTGCGGTACGTGGAGCGGGACGGGGACGGCTTCGTCGTACGGACCGCCGTCGGGACCGGGCTCTTCGACTTCGGTCACCGCGACGGCCCCGCCGGCCAGGCCCTGCTCCAGCACCCGCTCGGCGTGACCGCGCTGCCGGACGGCTCCGTGGCCGTGTCCGACACCTACAACCACGCCCTGCGCCGCTACGACCCGGCGACCGGGGAGGTCACGACGCTCGCCACCGACCTGCGCGAGCCGTCCGGCGCGGTGCTCGTCGGAGACGACATCGTCGTGGTCGAGTCCGCCCGGCACCGGCTGACCCGGCTGCGGCTGCCCGACGAGGCCGTCCGCGTCGAGTCGGTCGCGCACCGCACACAGCGCGCCGCGACCGATGTCGCGCCGGGCGCGCTGCGGCTCGACGTGGTCTTCGAGGCGCCCAAGGGGCAGAAGCTGGACACCCGTTACGGTCCCTCGACCCGGCTCCTGGTCTCCGCCACCCCGCCGGAGCTGCTGGCGGAGGGTGCCGGTGCCGGTACCGACCTGGGGCGCGAACTGGTGCTCGCGGACGGTGTCACCGAGGGCGTGCTGCATGTCTCGGCCATGGCCGCGTCCTGCGACGACGCTCCGGAGATCGAGTACCCGGCGTGCCATGTGCACCAGCAGGACTGGGGCGTGCCCGTACGCGTCACCGGGTCCGGCGCGGGCCGGCTGGGTCTGGTGCTGGCCGGGCTGGACGCGTAG
- a CDS encoding MFS transporter has product MRTYQELFRTPEFTPLFLTTAGQVSAQTVSGLALSTLVYTATGSPLLSALAMFGPSLAQVLGATMLLSAADRLPPRAALTTLSLVFALGTAATALPGLPVPAVLAIVLCLGVVSALGGGVRYGLVTEVLSKEGYLLGRSALNMSAGLMQICGFAAGGVLVAFLSPRGALLTGAGLYLAAAAVARLGLSRRPPRATGRPSVAQTWRNNARLWSSRPRRTVYLALWVPNGLVVGCESLYVPYAPEHAGLLFAAGAAGMLAGDILIGRFVPRRVRAHLAVPLLLLLAVPHLFFFLGPALPLAVPLVTLATVGYAASLVSQERLMALTPDELSGHALGLHSSGMLTMQGVCAVLAGTVAERTSPATGITVLAAASVAVTLTLARGLREKPVPTADAVLRTRAGDAVPPSPGSPVGTDPA; this is encoded by the coding sequence ATGCGCACCTACCAAGAGCTGTTCCGCACCCCGGAGTTCACCCCGCTCTTCCTCACCACGGCCGGACAGGTCAGCGCCCAGACGGTGAGCGGGCTGGCGCTGAGCACGCTCGTCTACACGGCGACCGGCTCTCCGCTGCTCTCCGCGCTCGCCATGTTCGGCCCCTCCCTCGCCCAGGTGCTCGGCGCGACGATGCTGCTGTCGGCGGCCGACCGGCTGCCGCCGCGTGCCGCGCTGACCACGCTGTCGCTGGTCTTCGCGCTCGGCACGGCCGCCACGGCGTTGCCGGGTCTGCCCGTCCCGGCGGTCCTCGCGATCGTGCTCTGTCTCGGCGTCGTCTCCGCGCTGGGCGGCGGGGTGCGCTACGGGCTCGTCACCGAAGTCCTCTCCAAGGAGGGCTACCTGCTCGGCCGGTCCGCGCTCAACATGTCCGCGGGCCTGATGCAGATATGCGGCTTCGCGGCCGGAGGTGTGCTGGTCGCCTTCCTGTCGCCGCGCGGGGCGCTGCTCACCGGCGCCGGGCTCTACCTCGCGGCGGCGGCCGTCGCGCGGCTCGGCCTCAGTAGGAGGCCGCCGCGCGCCACCGGCCGCCCCTCGGTCGCCCAGACGTGGCGGAACAACGCGCGCCTGTGGTCGTCCCGGCCCCGCCGCACCGTCTATCTGGCGCTGTGGGTGCCCAACGGCCTGGTCGTCGGCTGTGAATCCCTGTACGTGCCCTACGCCCCCGAGCACGCGGGGCTGCTCTTCGCCGCGGGTGCGGCGGGCATGCTCGCCGGGGACATCCTGATCGGCCGGTTCGTCCCCCGCCGCGTACGCGCGCACCTCGCCGTCCCGCTGTTGCTGCTGCTCGCCGTGCCGCACCTGTTCTTCTTCCTCGGCCCGGCCCTCCCGCTCGCCGTACCGCTCGTGACCCTCGCGACCGTCGGCTACGCGGCGAGCCTCGTCTCCCAGGAACGGCTGATGGCCCTGACACCGGACGAGCTGAGCGGGCACGCGCTCGGGCTGCACTCCTCCGGCATGCTCACGATGCAGGGCGTGTGCGCGGTCCTCGCGGGCACCGTCGCCGAGCGGACGTCGCCGGCCACGGGCATCACAGTGCTGGCGGCGGCCTCCGTCGCCGTCACCCTCACGCTCGCGCGCGGGCTGCGGGAGAAGCCGGTGCCGACGGCGGACGCCGTCCTCCGTACGCGTGCAGGTGACGCCGTACCACCGTCGCCGGGCAGCCCGGTGGGTACTGATCCGGCGTGA
- a CDS encoding ArsR/SmtB family transcription factor produces MGWWQVDADTLAGSRFVVSPLTEAVASLRALEEGRAAHPGERAWLDAHLPAYRARQADDPVTAQLVRAAFGRTWNADFITPTPTGLPLTGQTFEAELTRIRDTPPATVRADLLVSLNGPLPALLAGRDDLPERAAAVVEWVWARTVLPYWPRRRRLIEADIVARTAQLSRGGWASALGDMRPGMRWLGGSRLQINTRGGPSQVIPGVRLMFVPVTPHTGWVSWDADRYAVVYPCAGALAHEGGRPPVPEPLRNLLGPGRATVLTLLGAPKSTTQLVALTGQGLGSVGRHLRVLHDAGLIARRRAGRSVLYFRTEAGEALMGAAEAGGRG; encoded by the coding sequence ATGGGCTGGTGGCAGGTCGACGCGGACACGCTCGCCGGGAGCCGGTTCGTGGTGTCGCCTCTTACGGAGGCGGTGGCGAGCCTGCGGGCGCTGGAGGAAGGGCGGGCCGCGCACCCCGGCGAGCGCGCGTGGCTCGACGCGCACCTGCCCGCCTACCGGGCCAGGCAGGCCGACGACCCGGTCACGGCGCAGCTCGTACGGGCGGCCTTCGGCCGCACCTGGAACGCGGACTTCATCACCCCCACGCCCACCGGTCTGCCCCTGACGGGGCAGACCTTCGAGGCCGAGCTGACCCGGATACGGGACACTCCGCCCGCGACCGTCCGCGCCGACCTGCTGGTCTCCCTGAACGGCCCGCTCCCCGCCCTCCTCGCCGGCCGCGACGATCTGCCGGAGCGGGCAGCCGCGGTGGTGGAGTGGGTGTGGGCGCGGACGGTACTGCCGTACTGGCCACGGCGCCGACGCCTCATCGAGGCCGACATCGTCGCGCGGACGGCCCAGTTGAGCCGGGGCGGCTGGGCGAGCGCGCTGGGCGATATGCGCCCCGGCATGCGCTGGCTGGGCGGCAGCCGCCTCCAGATCAACACGCGCGGCGGCCCCTCGCAGGTGATCCCCGGCGTGCGGCTGATGTTCGTGCCCGTCACGCCGCACACGGGCTGGGTGTCGTGGGATGCCGACCGGTACGCCGTGGTCTACCCGTGCGCCGGGGCCCTCGCCCACGAGGGCGGCCGCCCGCCGGTGCCCGAGCCGCTGCGCAATCTGCTCGGCCCCGGCCGGGCCACGGTGCTGACCCTGCTCGGCGCCCCGAAGAGCACGACGCAACTGGTGGCCCTGACCGGCCAGGGCCTGGGCTCGGTGGGCCGCCACCTGAGGGTGCTGCACGACGCGGGCCTGATCGCCCGCCGCCGGGCGGGCCGCTCGGTGCTCTACTTCCGTACGGAGGCGGGCGAGGCCCTCATGGGCGCGGCGGAGGCCGGGGGACGCGGATAG
- a CDS encoding LURP-one-related/scramblase family protein, with protein MKYLVRDKIFAIGDDYWIEDEQGRQAFLVDGKALRLRDTLELKDPQGRVLVTLRQKLLSLRDAMTIERDGEPLATIRKKRLSLLRNHYRVELADGTELDVSGRILDREFAIEYDGELLAHVSRRWFRVRETYAVDVIRDEADPSLLIAVAVCVIRMAEKEHEGG; from the coding sequence GTGAAGTACTTGGTGCGCGACAAGATCTTCGCCATCGGCGACGACTACTGGATCGAGGACGAGCAGGGCCGCCAGGCCTTCCTCGTGGACGGAAAGGCGCTGCGGCTGCGCGACACCCTGGAGCTGAAGGACCCTCAGGGGCGGGTGCTGGTCACGCTCCGTCAGAAGCTGCTGAGCCTGCGGGACGCGATGACGATCGAGCGGGACGGTGAGCCGCTGGCCACCATCCGTAAGAAGAGGCTCTCGCTGCTGCGTAACCACTACCGGGTCGAACTGGCCGACGGCACCGAGCTGGATGTAAGCGGGCGGATCCTGGACCGCGAGTTCGCGATCGAGTACGACGGCGAGCTGCTGGCGCATGTCTCGCGCCGGTGGTTCCGGGTGCGGGAGACATACGCCGTGGACGTGATCAGGGACGAGGCGGACCCGTCGCTGCTGATCGCGGTCGCGGTGTGTGTGATCCGGATGGCGGAGAAGGAGCACGAGGGGGGCTGA
- a CDS encoding maleylpyruvate isomerase family mycothiol-dependent enzyme, with amino-acid sequence MTVHPSLQTYADAWSDSIEAIAELVQPLVEGEWNRPTPCPGWSVRDIVSHVIGLECEMLGDPRPIHSLPRDLYHVRSEIARYMEMQVDVRRHHTAPEMTSELEYTIIRRNRQLRNENRAPDTMVRAPLGTEQTLEQAMRARAFDIWVHEQDLRTTLSKPGNLASGGALVTRDALLEALPKVVAKGAGAPPHTAVVFDVHGPVEFLRTVRVDADGRGTVDGSPSLGPAVTLVMDWETYFRLACGRVRAAAVPDRIKTEGNGELAAAILREFAVTQ; translated from the coding sequence GTGACCGTCCATCCCAGCCTTCAAACCTACGCCGACGCCTGGTCCGACTCCATTGAAGCCATAGCCGAGCTGGTGCAGCCACTCGTCGAGGGTGAGTGGAACCGGCCCACGCCGTGCCCCGGCTGGTCGGTGCGGGACATCGTCTCGCACGTCATCGGTCTGGAGTGCGAGATGCTCGGGGACCCACGCCCCATCCACAGCCTGCCGCGCGACCTGTACCACGTACGGAGCGAGATCGCCCGCTACATGGAGATGCAGGTGGACGTGCGGCGCCACCACACCGCTCCGGAGATGACCTCCGAGCTCGAATACACGATCATCCGCCGCAACCGCCAGCTGCGGAACGAGAACCGCGCACCCGACACCATGGTCCGCGCGCCGCTCGGCACCGAGCAGACCCTCGAACAGGCCATGCGGGCACGCGCGTTCGACATCTGGGTGCACGAGCAGGATCTGCGTACGACGCTGAGCAAGCCCGGCAACCTCGCCTCCGGCGGCGCGCTGGTCACCCGCGACGCGCTCCTGGAAGCTCTCCCGAAGGTCGTCGCGAAGGGTGCCGGCGCCCCGCCGCACACGGCGGTCGTCTTCGACGTGCACGGCCCCGTGGAGTTCCTGCGGACGGTGCGGGTCGACGCGGACGGCCGCGGCACGGTCGACGGCTCGCCGTCGCTCGGCCCGGCGGTGACGCTGGTGATGGACTGGGAGACGTACTTCCGGCTGGCATGCGGGCGGGTGCGGGCCGCCGCGGTGCCGGACCGGATCAAGACGGAGGGGAACGGGGAGCTGGCGGCGGCGATCCTGCGGGAGTTCGCGGTCACGCAGTAG
- a CDS encoding MFS transporter, whose translation MAVWSIGAAVYFVAVIFRTSLGVAGLDAADRFDVNASALSTFSILQLLVYAGMQIPVGLMVDRLGTRKVLTLGVTLFTIGQLGFALAPTYGMALAARALLGCGDALTFIAVLRLGIHWFPARKGPLIAQFAGLFGMAGNLVSTLLIARLLSHFGWTTTFVGSSMAGVVVLVLVFFLKDHPEGHEPPPSEHAGATYVRKQIAESWREPGTRLGLWVHFTTQFPATVFMLLWGLPFLVEAQGLSRATAGDLLTLVVLVNMVIGLVYGQIIARHHAARAPIALGTIGMTALVWASTLAYPGDHAPMWLLITLCVVLGACGPASLIGFDFARPANPPARQGTASGIVNMGGFIASMTTLLAIGVLLDTTGGDYRVAFSSVFVLEALGVVQILRLRARTARRERERLVASRVEAVHVPV comes from the coding sequence ATCGCCGTCTGGAGCATCGGCGCCGCCGTCTACTTCGTCGCCGTCATCTTCCGTACGAGCCTGGGCGTCGCCGGACTCGACGCCGCCGACCGCTTCGACGTCAACGCCTCCGCCCTCTCCACCTTCTCGATCCTCCAACTCCTCGTCTACGCCGGGATGCAGATACCCGTCGGCCTCATGGTCGACCGGCTCGGCACCCGCAAGGTCCTCACCCTCGGCGTGACGCTCTTCACCATCGGCCAGCTCGGCTTCGCCCTCGCCCCCACCTACGGCATGGCCCTCGCCGCCCGCGCCCTGCTCGGCTGCGGCGACGCGCTGACCTTCATCGCCGTACTGCGCCTGGGCATCCACTGGTTCCCGGCCCGCAAGGGCCCGCTGATCGCGCAGTTCGCCGGGCTCTTCGGGATGGCGGGCAATCTGGTCTCGACCCTTCTCATCGCCCGCCTCCTGAGCCACTTCGGCTGGACGACAACGTTCGTCGGCAGCTCGATGGCCGGTGTCGTCGTTCTTGTACTGGTGTTCTTCCTCAAGGACCACCCCGAGGGCCACGAGCCGCCGCCGTCCGAACACGCGGGCGCGACCTACGTACGGAAGCAGATCGCCGAGTCGTGGCGGGAGCCCGGCACCCGGCTGGGGCTCTGGGTGCACTTCACCACCCAGTTCCCCGCCACGGTCTTCATGCTGCTGTGGGGCCTGCCGTTCCTCGTCGAGGCCCAGGGGCTTTCCCGGGCCACGGCGGGCGATCTGCTCACCCTCGTCGTCCTCGTCAACATGGTGATCGGTCTCGTCTACGGGCAGATCATCGCCCGCCACCACGCCGCCAGGGCCCCGATCGCCCTGGGGACGATCGGCATGACCGCCCTCGTCTGGGCGTCGACCCTCGCCTACCCCGGCGACCACGCGCCGATGTGGCTGCTGATCACACTCTGCGTCGTCCTCGGCGCGTGCGGGCCCGCCTCATTGATCGGCTTCGACTTCGCCCGGCCCGCGAACCCGCCGGCCCGTCAGGGCACCGCCTCCGGCATCGTCAACATGGGCGGTTTCATCGCCTCGATGACGACGCTGCTCGCCATCGGTGTGCTGCTCGACACGACCGGCGGCGACTACCGCGTCGCGTTCTCGTCCGTCTTCGTCCTCGAAGCGCTGGGGGTCGTCCAGATCCTGCGGCTGCGGGCGCGCACGGCGCGACGGGAGCGTGAGCGGCTGGTGGCCAGCCGGGTGGAGGCGGTGCACGTGCCCGTCTGA
- a CDS encoding GntR family transcriptional regulator, whose protein sequence is MSSAPPATSPVSAVPVKQPPAADRVYSHIKQGVLDRHYQGGTLLTEGELAEAVGVSRTPVREALLKLEVEGLIKLYPKKGALVLAVSAQEISDVVETRLLVEEFAARKAVPASARLIARLEELVEEQRRLAEEGDLAAVAVTDRCFHAEIVRNAGNEILSKLYDQLRDRQLRMGVAVMEAHPERVETSIVEHAELLESIRAGDAEAAARCVRAHVSRVKVLIRGEAR, encoded by the coding sequence ATGTCATCCGCGCCTCCCGCCACCTCCCCCGTGTCCGCCGTCCCCGTGAAGCAACCGCCCGCCGCCGACCGTGTCTACAGCCACATCAAGCAGGGCGTTCTCGACCGGCACTACCAGGGCGGGACCCTCCTTACGGAGGGAGAACTCGCCGAGGCCGTAGGGGTGTCACGTACGCCCGTGCGCGAAGCGCTGCTCAAGCTGGAGGTCGAGGGGCTGATCAAGCTCTATCCCAAGAAGGGCGCCCTCGTCCTCGCCGTCTCCGCGCAGGAGATCTCCGACGTCGTCGAGACCCGCCTGCTGGTCGAGGAGTTCGCCGCCCGCAAGGCCGTCCCCGCGTCCGCGCGGCTCATCGCGCGACTGGAGGAACTCGTCGAGGAGCAGCGCCGCCTCGCCGAGGAGGGCGATCTGGCCGCCGTCGCGGTCACCGACCGCTGCTTCCACGCCGAGATCGTGCGCAACGCTGGCAACGAGATCCTGTCGAAGCTCTACGACCAGCTCAGGGACCGGCAGTTGAGGATGGGCGTCGCCGTCATGGAGGCGCATCCCGAGCGCGTCGAGACCAGCATCGTCGAGCACGCCGAACTGCTCGAAAGCATCCGGGCCGGTGACGCCGAGGCCGCAGCGCGGTGCGTGCGCGCCCACGTCAGTCGCGTCAAGGTGCTCATCCGGGGTGAGGCCCGGTGA
- a CDS encoding BRO-N domain-containing protein, whose protein sequence is MNGQIRPSDTAARHEAIDIGDFVYGATGTRIRRLTMPDGSHWFPAADVCRQLGYTTTRKTLTDHVPERHRDFLETVTGSHSLSIPAGREWRRDLQLIDLQGLILLVNGCTKPSCLPFKQWVSEVIVTVQGTGTYTLPRAEAQPAAPAATATPVAYALPPQVADAIVRLEERNIRLDEQFAAVQRESLETRREMLTAHQATARAMERIADRLDALIPDRPATPPHTTTPDAVLADWKSRMSVTEDVWAVAVTIAPALAADGELRQPLESIASRTGLTEHRVNECLRFMRKHACIHAWGSTVDGVPVYGLSPARPL, encoded by the coding sequence ATGAACGGACAGATTCGGCCGTCGGACACGGCTGCGCGACACGAGGCGATCGACATCGGCGACTTCGTCTACGGGGCGACGGGGACGCGGATCCGGAGGTTGACGATGCCGGACGGAAGTCACTGGTTCCCAGCGGCGGACGTCTGCAGGCAACTCGGTTACACCACCACGAGAAAAACTCTCACCGACCATGTCCCGGAACGCCATCGAGACTTTCTTGAGACTGTGACTGGAAGTCACAGTCTCAGCATTCCCGCAGGTAGGGAGTGGCGTCGAGACCTGCAACTGATCGACCTCCAGGGCCTGATCCTGCTCGTAAACGGATGCACCAAACCGTCATGTCTGCCGTTCAAACAGTGGGTCTCAGAAGTGATCGTTACGGTTCAGGGCACCGGCACCTACACCCTCCCCCGCGCCGAGGCGCAACCTGCGGCCCCCGCCGCAACGGCCACCCCCGTCGCCTATGCCCTGCCCCCGCAGGTCGCCGACGCGATCGTCCGGCTGGAGGAGCGGAACATACGGCTGGACGAGCAATTCGCGGCCGTGCAACGCGAGTCGCTCGAAACCCGACGCGAAATGCTCACCGCGCATCAAGCCACGGCACGTGCCATGGAACGGATCGCCGACCGGCTCGACGCCCTCATCCCCGACCGCCCGGCCACGCCTCCGCACACCACGACCCCCGACGCCGTCCTCGCCGACTGGAAGTCCCGGATGTCGGTGACCGAGGACGTCTGGGCCGTCGCCGTCACCATCGCGCCGGCCCTCGCCGCCGACGGCGAGCTGCGGCAGCCCTTGGAGTCCATCGCCTCCCGCACGGGCCTCACCGAGCACCGCGTCAACGAATGCCTGCGGTTCATGCGCAAGCACGCCTGCATCCACGCCTGGGGCAGCACCGTGGACGGCGTCCCCGTCTATGGGCTGAGCCCCGCGCGTCCCCTGTAA
- a CDS encoding carbon-nitrogen family hydrolase: MRASLIQIAVDPDEPVNSRRQRAASLVRQQRGADLVVLPELWPVGAFAYESFAAEAETLDGPTFQEMSRAARDAGVWLHAGSIVERAPEAVLDGAADLYNTALVIAPDGSLVRSYRKIHRFGFDKGEATLMGAGGELVTVALPDAVMGLATCYDLRFPELFRGLLDEGAQIFVVPAGWPARRRAHWTLLAQARAVENQAYVLACSTAGTHAGVEQSGHSIVVDPWGEVLAEAGTGEEVLTVEFDPAKVATTREQFPVLKDRLLGVTAPRG, from the coding sequence GTGCGCGCCTCCCTCATCCAGATCGCAGTAGACCCGGACGAACCAGTCAATTCCCGTAGGCAGCGCGCCGCCTCCTTGGTACGGCAACAGCGCGGCGCCGACCTGGTGGTCCTGCCCGAGCTCTGGCCGGTGGGGGCTTTCGCGTACGAGTCGTTCGCCGCCGAGGCGGAGACGCTGGACGGTCCGACGTTCCAGGAGATGTCACGGGCGGCGCGCGACGCGGGCGTCTGGCTGCACGCCGGGTCCATCGTGGAACGTGCTCCTGAGGCGGTCCTGGACGGTGCCGCCGACCTCTACAACACCGCGCTCGTCATCGCGCCGGACGGCTCCCTCGTGCGCTCGTACCGCAAGATTCACCGTTTCGGGTTCGACAAGGGTGAGGCGACCTTGATGGGCGCGGGCGGCGAACTGGTGACCGTCGCCCTGCCGGACGCGGTGATGGGTCTCGCCACCTGCTACGACCTGCGGTTTCCCGAGCTGTTCCGGGGGTTGCTCGACGAGGGCGCACAGATCTTCGTGGTCCCGGCGGGCTGGCCGGCCCGCCGCCGCGCGCACTGGACGCTGCTGGCGCAGGCGCGCGCGGTGGAGAACCAGGCGTATGTGCTCGCCTGCTCGACCGCCGGCACGCACGCCGGGGTGGAGCAGTCCGGGCACAGCATCGTGGTCGACCCCTGGGGCGAGGTGCTGGCGGAGGCGGGGACCGGCGAGGAGGTTCTGACCGTCGAGTTCGACCCGGCGAAGGTCGCGACGACGCGTGAGCAGTTCCCGGTGCTGAAGGACCGTCTGCTGGGTGTGACGGCGCCGCGCGGCTGA
- a CDS encoding D-alanyl-D-alanine carboxypeptidase family protein: MRHRSVPLITSFPGVRRNVRRSTVVALTAGAMLTGTALVAPATQAAESAPAATAAAAALPTLSAKGAFLLDNTTGAKRYGKAADTRRQMASTTKIMTAAVVLNTKGIDLNRKITVKQTYRDYVVREGASTADLRTGDKVTIRQLLYGLMLPSGCDAAYALADAIGTGTTVAARTKSFIGKMNTKAKDLGLTNTKFDSFDGISAAGNNYTTPRDLATIAQYAMKNTTLRAVVKSTSYKTTATTKSGGTRTYTWYNTNQLLGSYTGAFGVKTGTGTAAGPCLIFAATRNGKTHIGVILNGTDRYKDAAKLLDYYSGVSTAKTMQLRTLPPGAQRD, translated from the coding sequence ATGCGACATCGGAGCGTTCCTTTGATAACCAGCTTCCCGGGCGTGCGGAGAAACGTGCGCAGGTCCACCGTGGTAGCCCTCACCGCCGGCGCGATGCTGACGGGCACGGCCCTGGTCGCCCCGGCGACCCAGGCGGCCGAGTCCGCGCCCGCCGCCACTGCGGCTGCCGCCGCCCTGCCGACCCTCTCGGCCAAGGGCGCCTTCCTGCTGGACAACACCACCGGTGCGAAGCGGTACGGCAAGGCCGCGGACACCCGCCGGCAGATGGCCAGCACCACGAAGATCATGACCGCGGCCGTCGTGCTCAACACCAAGGGCATCGACCTCAACCGCAAGATCACCGTCAAGCAGACGTACCGCGACTACGTGGTCCGCGAAGGCGCGAGCACCGCGGACCTGCGCACCGGCGACAAGGTGACGATCCGTCAGCTCCTGTACGGCCTGATGCTCCCGTCCGGCTGCGACGCGGCGTACGCCCTCGCGGACGCGATCGGCACCGGCACGACGGTGGCGGCGCGCACGAAGTCGTTCATCGGGAAGATGAACACGAAGGCCAAGGACCTGGGCCTGACGAATACCAAGTTCGACTCGTTCGACGGCATCTCGGCGGCGGGCAACAACTACACGACGCCGCGGGACCTGGCGACGATCGCCCAGTACGCGATGAAGAACACCACACTGCGCGCGGTCGTCAAGTCCACGAGCTACAAGACGACGGCGACGACCAAGTCGGGCGGCACCCGCACGTACACCTGGTACAACACGAACCAGCTGCTCGGCTCGTACACGGGCGCGTTCGGCGTCAAGACCGGCACGGGCACGGCCGCGGGCCCCTGCCTGATCTTCGCCGCCACCCGCAACGGCAAGACGCACATCGGCGTGATCCTGAACGGCACGGACCGCTACAAGGACGCGGCGAAGCTGCTGGACTACTACTCGGGCGTGTCAACGGCCAAGACGATGCAGCTCCGCACCCTCCCGCCGGGCGCCCAGCGCGACTGA